In one window of Blattabacterium sp. (Cryptocercus punctulatus) str. Cpu DNA:
- the purM gene encoding phosphoribosylformylglycinamidine cyclo-ligase gives MKESNRTIYKISPILEKTYNNKVIGSLDNFAALYKMPSSEYKEPVLVSGVDGVGTKLLLAINYQKYDVIGEDCFAMCANDILCHGAKPLFFLDYLACGKLDSNIAEKIIQGIATSCKKTNTCLIGGEIAEIPSIYKKKDYDIAGFCVGIVEKKKVIDGKKTIKEGDILIGIPSSGVHSNGFSLIRNIFYTEDLLMKKFQKKPFYETLLIPTRIYYSTIQILLKEFVIHGLVHVTGGGIYDNLFRVLPENLLAIVDKKKIPILPIFNHIQEKGFLSDQKMWHTFNMGVGMIIIVSIKDQGPIFDRLRFLGENPFVFGNIVKGDKKVFLK, from the coding sequence ATGAAAGAAAGTAATCGTACCATATATAAAATTAGTCCAATTTTAGAAAAAACTTATAACAATAAGGTAATTGGCTCATTAGATAATTTTGCAGCACTTTATAAAATGCCTTCCTCTGAGTATAAAGAACCTGTTTTGGTATCTGGTGTTGATGGTGTTGGGACTAAACTTCTTTTAGCTATTAATTACCAAAAATATGATGTCATTGGAGAAGATTGTTTTGCTATGTGTGCCAATGATATATTATGTCATGGAGCAAAGCCATTATTTTTTCTAGATTATTTAGCTTGTGGTAAACTGGATTCTAACATTGCAGAAAAAATTATACAAGGTATAGCAACCTCTTGTAAAAAAACGAATACCTGTCTTATTGGCGGAGAAATAGCTGAAATTCCAAGTATTTACAAAAAAAAAGATTATGATATAGCAGGATTTTGTGTAGGTATTGTAGAGAAAAAAAAGGTTATAGATGGAAAAAAAACAATTAAAGAAGGAGATATTTTAATTGGAATACCATCTTCAGGTGTACATAGCAATGGTTTTTCTTTAATTCGAAATATTTTTTATACAGAAGATTTATTGATGAAAAAATTCCAAAAAAAACCATTTTATGAGACTCTTTTAATTCCAACTAGAATTTATTATTCTACTATTCAGATTTTATTAAAAGAGTTTGTAATTCACGGATTAGTTCATGTTACTGGAGGGGGGATATACGATAATTTATTTCGTGTTCTTCCAGAAAATTTATTAGCTATAGTAGATAAAAAAAAAATTCCTATTCTACCTATTTTTAATCATATTCAGGAAAAAGGTTTTTTATCCGATCAAAAAATGTGGCATACTTTTAATATGGGAGTTGGAATGATTATAATAGTTTCTATTAAAGATCAAGGTCCAATTTTTGATAGATTACGTTTTTTAGGAGAAAATCCTTTTGTATTTGGAAATATAGTTAAAGGAGATAAAAAAGTATTTTTGAAATAA
- the purC gene encoding phosphoribosylaminoimidazolesuccinocarboxamide synthase: MSSMIKKKYLLEGKTKKIYSTDNPDEIIIHYKDSITSLNGLKKELLQDKGILNNEITTLIFKFLKDYGVRNHFIRKINNREQLCYKLDMIPLEFVVRNIVAGSMSRRLDINEGITIDNPIIEIFYKNDGLKDPWLNHHHAVFLNLISYEELNKVNRIVSNINNILKKYFLDKNIILVDFKIEFGKNKKNQILLSDEISPDTCRLWDRKTMKKLDKDRFRNKFNDKEEVIDTYMEILKRLNAG; the protein is encoded by the coding sequence ATGAGCAGTATGATTAAAAAAAAATATTTATTAGAAGGAAAAACAAAAAAAATCTATTCTACAGATAATCCAGATGAAATTATTATTCATTATAAAGATAGTATAACTTCTTTAAATGGATTAAAAAAAGAATTATTACAAGATAAAGGAATTTTAAATAATGAAATAACAACATTAATATTTAAATTCCTTAAAGATTATGGAGTAAGGAATCATTTTATTCGTAAGATAAATAATAGAGAACAATTGTGTTATAAATTGGATATGATACCATTAGAATTTGTAGTTCGAAATATTGTTGCTGGAAGTATGTCTAGACGTTTAGATATAAATGAAGGAATTACTATAGATAATCCAATTATTGAAATATTTTACAAGAATGATGGATTAAAAGACCCATGGTTAAACCACCATCATGCTGTATTCTTAAATCTAATTTCTTATGAAGAATTAAATAAAGTTAATCGAATTGTATCAAATATTAACAATATTCTGAAAAAATATTTTTTAGATAAAAATATTATATTGGTAGATTTTAAAATAGAATTTGGAAAAAATAAAAAAAATCAAATTTTACTTTCTGATGAAATTAGTCCTGATACATGTCGTCTTTGGGATAGAAAAACAATGAAAAAACTTGATAAAGACAGATTTAGAAATAAATTTAATGATAAGGAAGAGGTAATAGATACTTATATGGAAATATTAAAAAGGCTAAATGCAGGTTAA
- the purD gene encoding phosphoribosylamine--glycine ligase codes for MKVLILGNGGREHAMGKKFLKDFPTIDLYFYPGNGGTDEIGKNIKNTYTTLDLCLYAKKNAIDITIVGSETFLLDGIVDVFKNFGLKIMGPHYLAARLEGDRVFSKSFMKKYGVRTPKYEVFSSYQKAVAFLEKKNYSVAIKTSGIAGGKGVMLVRNKNEAKQALTSIMIDKKFGKSGNKVIIEEFLKGHESSIISIFNGKDIIPFLSAKDYKKIGEKETGRNTGGMGTIAPNPYMNDEVWIDFQKNILEPTLKGLFLEKLTFFGFIYFGLMITSNSVYLLEYNTRMGDPETQTLLPLMESNFFHIIQSVFLQKEISISWKKLCSCCIVLSSKGYPEQYESGKIINGLNSLKEPFYIAGAKKEKEKWMTSHGRVLNIVGIGSTGDSARKIAYNKVKKIHFENLYFRKDIGL; via the coding sequence ATGAAAGTTTTAATTCTCGGAAATGGAGGGCGTGAACATGCTATGGGAAAAAAATTTTTAAAAGATTTTCCTACTATAGATCTTTATTTTTATCCTGGTAATGGAGGAACCGATGAAATAGGAAAAAATATTAAAAATACTTATACAACATTAGATTTATGTTTATATGCTAAAAAAAATGCAATAGATATAACTATTGTTGGTTCAGAAACTTTTCTATTGGATGGAATTGTAGACGTATTTAAAAATTTTGGACTAAAAATTATGGGTCCACATTACCTTGCTGCTAGATTAGAAGGTGATCGTGTTTTTTCTAAATCATTTATGAAAAAATATGGAGTACGGACTCCTAAATACGAAGTTTTTTCTTCTTATCAAAAAGCTGTAGCTTTTTTAGAAAAAAAAAATTATTCTGTAGCTATAAAAACAAGTGGTATAGCAGGAGGGAAAGGAGTAATGTTGGTGAGAAATAAAAACGAAGCAAAGCAGGCTTTAACTTCTATTATGATAGATAAAAAATTTGGAAAATCTGGAAATAAAGTTATCATAGAAGAATTTTTGAAAGGTCATGAATCCTCTATTATATCCATATTTAATGGGAAAGATATTATTCCTTTTTTATCCGCTAAAGATTACAAAAAAATTGGAGAAAAAGAAACTGGTAGAAATACAGGAGGAATGGGTACGATAGCACCTAATCCCTATATGAACGATGAAGTTTGGATAGATTTTCAAAAAAATATATTGGAACCAACTTTAAAAGGACTTTTTTTAGAAAAATTAACTTTTTTCGGATTTATTTATTTCGGATTAATGATCACTTCAAATAGTGTATACTTATTAGAGTATAATACTCGTATGGGAGATCCTGAAACTCAAACTTTATTGCCATTAATGGAAAGTAATTTTTTTCATATAATCCAGTCGGTATTTCTTCAAAAAGAAATATCTATTTCTTGGAAAAAATTATGTTCTTGTTGTATCGTACTATCTTCAAAAGGCTATCCGGAACAATATGAAAGTGGAAAAATTATAAATGGATTAAATTCTTTAAAAGAACCTTTTTATATTGCTGGGGCTAAAAAAGAAAAAGAAAAATGGATGACATCACATGGACGAGTTTTAAATATCGTAGGAATTGGGAGTACAGGAGATTCCGCTAGAAAAATAGCTTATAATAAGGTAAAAAAAATTCATTTTGAAAACTTGTATTTTAGAAAAGATATTGGATTATAG
- a CDS encoding formyltransferase family protein, protein MKKISILVSGKGTNMQHILESISNGKLSKVKIDTVISDRSCKAIQYASKENITTFSLKKTKKILLSKEIDNIFIKKSPDIIVLCGFLSILDSEFCDKWDGKIINIHPSLLPKYGGKGMYGMRVHQKVINNKEKISGATVHYVTKNIDSGNIILKKSCNIFSKETPISLSKKISIIEKEILIQYLNNI, encoded by the coding sequence ATGAAAAAAATATCTATTTTGGTCTCTGGAAAAGGGACAAATATGCAGCATATTCTAGAATCTATTTCTAATGGAAAACTTTCTAAAGTTAAGATAGATACAGTTATTTCTGATAGATCTTGTAAAGCTATTCAATATGCATCGAAAGAAAATATTACAACTTTTTCTTTAAAAAAGACTAAAAAAATACTTTTATCTAAAGAGATAGATAATATTTTTATAAAAAAAAGCCCAGATATTATAGTACTTTGTGGTTTTCTTTCAATACTTGATTCGGAATTTTGTGATAAATGGGATGGAAAAATCATAAATATTCATCCATCTCTTTTACCTAAATATGGAGGAAAAGGTATGTATGGAATGAGAGTACATCAAAAAGTGATTAATAATAAAGAAAAAATATCAGGTGCTACAGTTCATTATGTAACTAAAAATATTGATTCAGGAAATATAATTTTAAAAAAATCATGTAATATTTTTTCAAAAGAAACTCCAATATCGTTATCTAAAAAAATATCTATCATAGAAAAAGAAATACTCATTCAATATTTAAACAATATTTGA
- the purH gene encoding bifunctional phosphoribosylaminoimidazolecarboxamide formyltransferase/IMP cyclohydrolase, producing the protein MKRALISVYEKNEELFDFVYFLDKKEYQIISTCGTYQYLKKNGISNVLKIENIISFPEILDGRIKTIHPSIYGGILANRSIDKHMKSIHFHGINPIDIVLVNFYPFFDKFHKKSINSIIEFIDIGGLSMLRAAAKNFFHVTPITDKKDYILVKNEIENYGNTSLKLRKKLAGKVFNLTSAYDSAISQYFLMEENFPTYLHFSYEKKMNLRYGENPHQEAAYYISTIHNGAMCHFHQLHGKNLSFNNLRDMDIAWKVVSQFSEPACCTVKHATPCSVALGKNVLDAFKKTYYADSISYFGGIIAVNVPITKELANKMNSLFLEVILSPSYEKNGLSILKQKKNIRIISIKNPISDKLEYVKIDGGMLVQQVDPPLSYDYQIVTKKKFSDQEIRSLFFAQKVVKYVKSNAIVVAQGTQTLGISGGQTNRIWAARQAIERALEKSKEDLVLVSDAFFPFRDIVDEAAISGKIRAIIQPGGSIRDKESIKACDEHGIAMAFTGKRHFKH; encoded by the coding sequence ATGAAAAGAGCTTTGATTAGTGTTTATGAAAAAAATGAAGAATTATTTGATTTTGTCTATTTTTTAGATAAAAAAGAATATCAAATTATTTCTACTTGTGGTACTTATCAATACTTAAAAAAAAATGGAATATCTAATGTTCTAAAAATAGAAAATATCATTTCTTTTCCTGAAATTTTAGATGGAAGAATAAAAACTATTCATCCATCTATTTATGGGGGTATTCTTGCTAATCGGTCTATTGATAAACATATGAAAAGTATTCATTTTCACGGAATTAATCCTATTGATATTGTATTGGTAAATTTTTACCCATTTTTTGATAAATTCCATAAAAAATCAATTAATTCTATAATTGAATTTATTGATATAGGAGGACTATCTATGTTGCGAGCAGCAGCTAAAAATTTTTTTCATGTAACCCCTATTACAGATAAAAAAGATTATATATTAGTAAAAAATGAAATTGAAAACTATGGGAATACTTCATTAAAGTTGAGAAAAAAATTAGCAGGAAAAGTATTTAATCTTACTTCTGCTTATGATTCTGCAATTTCTCAATATTTTTTAATGGAAGAAAATTTTCCTACTTATTTACATTTTTCTTATGAAAAAAAAATGAATCTTCGTTATGGGGAAAATCCTCATCAGGAAGCAGCTTATTATATTAGTACTATTCATAATGGAGCAATGTGTCATTTTCATCAATTACATGGTAAAAATCTTTCTTTTAATAATTTAAGAGATATGGATATAGCTTGGAAAGTAGTATCGCAATTTTCTGAACCAGCTTGTTGTACTGTGAAACATGCAACACCATGTAGTGTTGCCTTAGGCAAAAATGTTCTAGATGCATTTAAAAAAACTTATTATGCGGATTCTATTTCTTATTTTGGAGGAATTATTGCAGTAAATGTTCCAATAACAAAAGAATTAGCGAATAAAATGAATAGTCTATTTTTAGAAGTTATTTTATCTCCTAGTTATGAAAAAAATGGATTGAGTATTTTAAAACAAAAAAAAAATATAAGAATCATTAGTATAAAAAATCCTATTTCTGATAAATTGGAATATGTAAAAATAGATGGAGGAATGTTGGTACAACAAGTAGATCCTCCTTTATCTTATGATTATCAAATAGTAACCAAAAAAAAATTTTCTGATCAAGAAATAAGATCTTTATTTTTTGCTCAAAAAGTAGTAAAATATGTAAAATCAAATGCTATTGTTGTAGCTCAAGGTACACAAACTTTAGGAATTTCGGGAGGTCAAACCAATAGAATTTGGGCAGCTCGTCAAGCTATAGAAAGAGCTTTAGAAAAAAGCAAAGAAGATTTAGTCCTTGTTTCGGATGCTTTTTTCCCTTTTCGGGATATAGTAGATGAAGCTGCGATATCCGGTAAAATAAGAGCAATTATTCAACCCGGAGGATCTATTCGTGATAAAGAATCTATAAAAGCTTGTGATGAACATGGAATAGCTATGGCTTTTACGGGAAAAAGACATTTTAAACATTAA
- a CDS encoding phosphoribosylformylglycinamidine synthase, whose product MNLRIYIQKKNFFDLYSRNLYQELNDMDISLSKVIIYHIYDIFQIKQEVFIDSLYKIFVDPVTDIYHKKLHLKNPYFSIEYLPGKYDQRAEAAMQCIKVIDPISTVFIKTGKLIELIGLNNQKNDIIKIKKYCINPNICKEKNLKEMLPPDFSNIKCVEKKKMKILEGFINFTPEEIKKIHKKWNFSIGIKDLLFIQKYFFEEKRDPKEEELRILDAYWSDHCRHSTFLTTLVDITFDGILKDTYYNIFNKYLKDRDSIGRSKDPINLMDLSNLPSQILSKKGKLKNYVFSNERNSCIMRIDVDIIGKKKEKWYLLFKNETHNHPTEIDPFGGAATCIGGAIRDPLSGRAFVYQSIRLSGADDPTKKKTLNGKIEQRKICREAANGYSSYGNQVGVATTHIHEIYHKGYKAKRMEVGMVIGAVPVDYVKQKNPKNGDIILLIGGLTGRDGIGGATESSKEYEYNFKNTSYNIQVQKGNPIIERQIQRFFRKKSAISLIKKCNDLGAGGASVAIGELSNSSILYLDKIPIKNTSLDPIEIALSESQERMVVVLNPYDVKKFINLSHKENILSIPIARITDNERIIFYHKKKEIFNLKSSFLNTGGSNKKKVVQVSSPTSISPFKKSQKITFNKTNFLKNISKLNIASQKSLVEMFDSTIGGGTILMPFGGKYQMTPSEGSVQKIPVLNGETTTVSLASWGYHPNISTWSPLHGGAYAIVECVSKIVSMGGNYKSTYFSFQEYYQKLGKKSKNWGKPFASLLGAYHAQMAFELASIGGKDSMSGSYKNIHVPPTLIAFGVSIGSCGNIISPEFKKIGNRIYLYHHKPLKNEMPDFDSLKKVYDQVYEGICSGKIVSVKTIKDGGISIAIAKMSFGNRLGVVIQYNNHLLETNIGSLIIESSSSLSEDFILIGEVVSSKNLNFNGISIDIDESIENWIKTLTPIYSIHNRDLKYTKKNILRKSIKFHKKIPLKWKSIKKIRPHVFIPIFPGTNCEFESIHAFEKEGAIVKTFVLRNLSDKDLIQSISKMVKYIKSVQIFMLCGGFSAGDEPDGSAKFITSILHNPYIKDSIEYFIDHDGLILGICNGFQALIKSSLLPYGKINLRNHKSPTLTYNKIGKHISQCVHIKVISDQSPWLKGMKNKVYTIPVSHSEGRFYANEKMINILLKKNQIATLYVDLKGNPTMDFPFNPNGSIGSVEGLLSNNGKIYGRMTHPERYNNGLLKNIPDIKEHSIFRNAVQYFL is encoded by the coding sequence ATGAATTTAAGGATTTATATACAAAAAAAAAATTTTTTCGATCTTTATTCTAGAAATTTATATCAAGAATTAAATGATATGGATATATCGTTATCTAAAGTGATTATTTATCATATATACGATATATTTCAAATAAAACAAGAAGTTTTTATAGATAGCTTATATAAAATTTTTGTGGATCCTGTAACAGATATTTATCATAAAAAATTACATTTAAAAAATCCATATTTTTCTATAGAATATTTACCAGGAAAATATGATCAACGTGCAGAAGCGGCTATGCAATGTATAAAAGTGATAGATCCTATATCTACAGTTTTTATAAAAACCGGAAAATTAATTGAATTAATAGGATTGAATAATCAAAAGAATGATATTATTAAAATTAAAAAATATTGCATAAATCCAAATATTTGTAAGGAAAAAAATCTTAAAGAAATGCTTCCTCCAGATTTTTCTAATATAAAATGTGTAGAGAAAAAAAAAATGAAAATTCTAGAAGGATTTATTAATTTTACTCCTGAAGAAATAAAAAAAATTCATAAAAAATGGAATTTTTCTATAGGAATAAAGGATTTACTCTTTATTCAAAAATACTTTTTTGAAGAAAAGCGTGATCCTAAAGAAGAAGAATTACGGATTTTAGATGCTTATTGGTCTGATCATTGTCGTCATAGCACTTTTTTGACTACATTGGTAGATATCACTTTTGATGGAATATTGAAAGATACCTATTATAATATTTTTAATAAATATTTAAAAGATCGTGATTCAATAGGAAGATCAAAAGATCCTATAAATTTGATGGATTTATCTAATCTTCCTTCTCAAATTCTTTCTAAAAAAGGAAAATTGAAAAACTATGTATTTTCTAATGAACGTAATTCTTGTATAATGAGAATTGACGTAGATATTATAGGAAAAAAAAAGGAAAAATGGTATCTTTTATTTAAAAACGAAACCCACAATCATCCTACAGAAATTGATCCATTTGGAGGCGCTGCTACTTGTATAGGTGGTGCAATTCGAGATCCATTATCTGGTAGAGCATTTGTTTATCAATCTATTCGATTAAGTGGAGCGGATGATCCAACTAAAAAAAAAACATTGAATGGTAAAATAGAGCAAAGAAAAATCTGCCGTGAAGCGGCTAATGGTTATAGTTCTTATGGAAATCAAGTTGGAGTTGCTACTACTCATATACATGAAATATATCATAAGGGTTATAAAGCTAAAAGGATGGAAGTTGGAATGGTTATTGGAGCCGTTCCAGTAGATTACGTAAAACAAAAAAATCCAAAAAATGGAGATATTATTTTGTTAATTGGTGGATTAACAGGAAGAGATGGAATAGGAGGAGCAACCGAGTCTTCTAAGGAATATGAATATAATTTTAAAAATACATCTTACAATATTCAAGTCCAAAAAGGAAATCCAATAATAGAACGACAAATACAAAGATTTTTTCGAAAAAAATCAGCCATATCTTTGATTAAAAAATGCAATGATTTGGGTGCAGGAGGAGCTTCAGTAGCTATAGGGGAATTGAGTAATAGTTCGATCCTTTATTTAGATAAAATACCAATAAAAAATACATCTTTAGATCCTATAGAAATAGCACTTTCAGAATCTCAAGAACGTATGGTAGTGGTTTTAAATCCCTATGATGTAAAAAAATTTATTAATTTATCTCATAAAGAAAATATTCTATCCATTCCTATAGCTAGGATTACGGATAATGAACGTATAATTTTTTATCATAAAAAAAAAGAAATATTCAACTTAAAAAGTTCTTTTTTAAATACAGGAGGATCTAATAAAAAAAAAGTTGTTCAGGTAAGTTCTCCAACTTCTATTTCTCCTTTTAAAAAATCCCAAAAAATTACTTTCAATAAAACAAATTTCTTAAAAAATATTTCTAAATTAAATATTGCATCTCAAAAAAGTTTAGTAGAAATGTTTGATAGTACTATAGGTGGAGGAACTATATTGATGCCTTTTGGAGGAAAGTATCAAATGACTCCATCGGAAGGAAGTGTACAAAAAATTCCTGTTTTAAATGGAGAAACAACCACAGTAAGTTTAGCATCTTGGGGCTATCATCCAAATATATCTACTTGGAGTCCTCTTCATGGAGGGGCATATGCTATAGTAGAGTGTGTTTCTAAAATTGTTTCTATGGGAGGCAATTATAAAAGTACTTATTTTAGTTTTCAAGAATATTATCAAAAATTAGGAAAAAAATCCAAAAATTGGGGGAAACCATTTGCTTCTTTATTAGGCGCTTATCATGCACAAATGGCATTTGAATTAGCTTCTATTGGAGGAAAAGATAGCATGTCTGGATCATATAAAAATATTCACGTTCCACCAACATTAATAGCTTTTGGAGTTAGCATAGGTTCCTGTGGGAATATTATATCACCTGAATTTAAAAAAATAGGAAATAGAATATACTTATATCATCATAAACCACTAAAAAATGAAATGCCAGATTTCGATTCTCTGAAAAAGGTATATGATCAAGTTTATGAAGGGATTTGTTCCGGTAAAATAGTTTCTGTGAAAACTATAAAAGATGGTGGGATTTCCATTGCTATTGCAAAAATGTCTTTTGGAAATCGTTTAGGTGTTGTGATTCAATATAATAATCATTTACTTGAAACAAATATAGGTTCATTAATTATAGAATCTTCATCTTCACTTTCAGAAGATTTCATTTTAATTGGAGAAGTTGTTTCATCTAAAAATTTAAATTTTAATGGTATTTCTATTGATATAGATGAATCCATCGAAAATTGGATAAAAACTTTAACTCCTATATATTCTATACATAATAGAGATCTAAAATATACTAAAAAAAATATACTACGAAAAAGTATAAAATTCCATAAAAAAATTCCATTAAAATGGAAATCAATTAAAAAAATAAGACCACATGTATTTATTCCAATATTTCCTGGAACAAATTGTGAATTTGAATCAATTCATGCTTTTGAAAAAGAAGGAGCAATAGTAAAAACTTTTGTATTGAGAAATTTAAGCGATAAAGATCTTATTCAATCCATATCTAAAATGGTAAAATATATCAAATCTGTACAAATATTTATGCTTTGTGGAGGATTTAGTGCGGGAGATGAACCAGATGGTTCTGCAAAATTTATAACGTCTATATTACATAATCCCTATATCAAAGATTCTATTGAATATTTTATTGATCATGATGGATTAATTTTAGGTATCTGTAATGGATTTCAGGCATTGATTAAATCTAGTTTATTACCTTACGGTAAAATCAATTTGCGTAATCATAAATCTCCAACACTTACCTATAATAAAATAGGGAAACATATATCTCAATGTGTTCATATAAAAGTTATTTCTGATCAATCTCCATGGTTAAAAGGAATGAAAAATAAAGTATATACTATTCCTGTATCTCATAGTGAAGGTAGGTTTTATGCTAATGAAAAAATGATTAATATTTTATTAAAAAAAAATCAAATTGCCACTTTATATGTAGATTTAAAAGGAAATCCTACTATGGATTTTCCTTTTAATCCCAATGGATCGATTGGATCAGTAGAAGGATTATTAAGTAATAATGGAAAAATTTATGGAAGAATGACTCATCCGGAGCGTTATAATAATGGATTATTAAAAAATATACCTGATATTAAAGAGCATTCTATTTTTAGAAATGCTGTGCAATATTTTTTATAA
- the purF gene encoding amidophosphoribosyltransferase, which produces MSQLFPILEKKNYYDKFHEECGVFGIYSIHKIDTFSLIQFGLFALQHRGQEACGFSVLRDGFILSHKSEGLVLDSFKKISNSECYHGNAVIGHTRYSTEGGQSQKNIQPFFGEDIYGKSIISIVHNGNLINAKTIRKNLESKGITFISSDSDSEVILRLIQKYLLESENNLKIAIQKTTFDIKGAYSVIVLMDNKIAAFRDPNGIRPLCYGMLNEKTYIFSSETCGIDSVGGYYVRDLFPGEIAIVDKKSIQFSLLRKKRDTKRRICSFEYIYFSRPDSFIENINVYAVREKSGEVLYEQHPVVADVVIGVPDSGVPAAIGYSKASGIPFKPILVKNKYIGRSFILPKQEMREKMVNLKLNSILNEIRGKRIVIIDDSIVRGTTSRRLVYILRKSGAKEIHFRSASPPIIAPCYLGIDTPTKKDLISFNIDKESIAKFLDVDSLEFLSMANLIDILGSNNYCFGCFTGNYPIHKKK; this is translated from the coding sequence ATGTCTCAATTATTTCCTATTCTAGAAAAAAAAAATTATTATGATAAATTTCATGAGGAATGCGGAGTTTTTGGAATTTATTCTATTCATAAAATAGATACATTTTCTCTCATTCAGTTTGGTTTATTTGCCTTACAACACCGAGGTCAAGAAGCATGTGGTTTTTCGGTTTTACGAGATGGATTTATTTTATCTCATAAAAGTGAAGGTCTTGTTTTAGATTCCTTTAAAAAAATTTCGAATTCTGAATGTTATCATGGAAATGCTGTTATTGGACATACACGATATTCTACAGAAGGAGGACAAAGCCAAAAAAATATTCAACCATTTTTTGGAGAAGATATCTATGGTAAAAGTATCATTTCTATTGTCCATAATGGAAATTTAATAAATGCTAAAACAATTCGGAAAAATTTAGAATCGAAAGGAATTACATTTATATCCTCTGATTCAGATTCCGAAGTAATTTTACGTTTAATACAAAAATATTTATTAGAATCTGAGAATAATTTAAAAATAGCTATTCAAAAAACAACTTTTGATATTAAAGGAGCTTATTCTGTAATAGTTCTTATGGATAATAAAATTGCTGCTTTTAGAGATCCAAATGGAATTCGCCCTTTATGTTATGGTATGCTTAATGAAAAAACTTATATATTTAGTTCTGAAACTTGTGGAATAGATTCTGTGGGGGGATATTATGTAAGAGATTTATTTCCAGGAGAAATAGCTATTGTCGATAAAAAATCAATTCAATTTTCTCTTCTTAGAAAAAAAAGGGATACAAAACGAAGAATATGTTCCTTTGAATATATTTATTTTTCCCGTCCTGATTCTTTCATTGAAAATATAAACGTTTATGCAGTTCGTGAAAAAAGTGGAGAAGTTCTTTATGAACAACATCCAGTAGTAGCAGATGTCGTTATTGGAGTCCCAGATTCTGGTGTGCCAGCAGCTATTGGATATTCTAAAGCATCCGGAATCCCTTTCAAACCAATTTTAGTAAAAAATAAATATATTGGAAGATCTTTTATTTTACCAAAACAAGAAATGCGTGAAAAAATGGTGAATTTAAAACTAAATTCTATTTTAAATGAAATTAGAGGAAAACGTATTGTAATTATTGATGATTCTATTGTTCGTGGGACTACGAGTCGTAGATTAGTTTATATTTTAAGAAAATCAGGAGCAAAAGAAATTCATTTTAGAAGTGCATCTCCACCTATTATAGCTCCATGTTATTTAGGTATAGATACTCCTACTAAAAAAGATCTAATTTCATTCAATATAGATAAGGAAAGTATAGCTAAATTTTTAGATGTAGATAGTTTAGAATTTTTAAGTATGGCTAATTTAATCGATATTCTTGGAAGTAATAATTATTGTTTCGGTTGTTTTACTGGGAATTATCCTATTCATAAAAAAAAATGA
- the purE gene encoding 5-(carboxyamino)imidazole ribonucleotide mutase: MKVAIFCGSISDKPTMKISENILNIFNIKNKTYIISAHRLPDILSKTIKKIESLEGMELIIAGAGLSAHLPGIIASRTIIPVIGVPIYANNGLLGGIDALLSIVQMPKDVPVATVGINNAYNAALLSVHILAIKYKEIKKLLLKFRMKQKEKLVTEIDKY; this comes from the coding sequence ATGAAAGTAGCTATATTTTGTGGAAGTATATCGGATAAACCAACAATGAAAATATCTGAAAATATACTAAATATATTTAATATAAAGAATAAAACTTATATTATATCGGCACATCGTTTACCAGATATATTATCAAAAACAATAAAAAAAATAGAATCTTTAGAAGGTATGGAACTTATTATTGCAGGAGCTGGTTTATCTGCTCATTTACCTGGAATTATAGCTTCAAGAACTATTATACCCGTTATAGGAGTTCCTATTTATGCTAATAATGGATTATTAGGTGGAATTGACGCTCTACTTTCCATTGTTCAAATGCCTAAAGATGTTCCTGTTGCTACAGTAGGGATCAATAATGCATACAATGCGGCTCTATTATCCGTTCATATATTAGCTATAAAATATAAAGAAATAAAAAAATTATTATTAAAATTTCGAATGAAACAAAAAGAAAAATTAGTGACTGAAATAGATAAATATTGA